CTCCTCCTGCTCGACGAACCGATGGCCGGAATGAATCTCGAGGAGAAGGAGGACATGGCCCGGTTCATTCTCGACATCAACGAGGAGTGGGGGGTCACCATCCTCCTGATCGAGCACGACTTAAGCGTCGTGATGGACATCAGCCACCGGGTGAGCGTCCTCGATTTCGGCGTCAAGATATCAGAGGGCGAACCTTCGAAGGTCGCCAACGACCCGCACGTCATCCGGGCGTACATCGGGGAGGAGGACGACTTTCTGAGGAACTTGGAGGCGTATTAAGGGGATGAAGAGCGTCCTGGCGCAGCACGACACCTTTCCGAAGCTCTTGGTCCGCAACGCGGAGCGGTTCGGCGACCGGAAGATCGCCATGCGCGAGAAGGAGTTCGGAATCTGGCAGGGATTTACCTGGAGGGAGTATCACGAGCACGTGAAGTACTTCTCCCTCGGGCTGGTTTCCCTGGGGCTGTCCCCCGGGGACAAGGTCGCCATCATCGGGGACAACCGGCCGGAGTGGGTGTGGGCCGAGGTGGCCGCCCAGGCGGCCGGGGCCGTTCCCCTGGGCCTCTACCAGGACTCGACGCTGAAGGAGGTCGTCTACGTCATCGACCACTCCGACTCCACATTCGTGGTGGCCGAGGACCAGGAGCAGGTGGACAAGATCCTGGACATGAGGGAGCAGCTGCCGAAGGTCCGCTACGTGGTATACAGCGACTCCCGGGGGATGCGGGGGTACAAGGAGCCGTACCTGCTCGACTTCCAGGAAGTGGAGACTTACGGCCGGGAACTGGAGGAGAAAGAGCCGGATCTCTACGCGAAAAAGGTCGTGGGGGGGAAGATGGACGACCTGGCGCTCATCTGCTACACCTCCGGCACGACCGGCTTCCCGAAGGGCGCCATGCTCACCTTCCGGAATCTCCTCATGATGGCGGCGAACCTGATGGAGGTCGACCCGAAGTTCGAGAACGACGAGTTCGTCTCCTTCCTCCCCCTGGCCTGGATCGGGGAACAGATGATGTGCCTGTCCAGCGCGCTTCTCACCGGCTTCACCGTCAACTTTCCCGAAAAACCGGAGACCGTCCAGGAGAACATCCGGGAGATCGGCCCGAACGTGATGTTTTCCCCGCCGCGGATTTGGGAAAATATGACTTCCACCGTCCAGGTCAAGGTCATGGACGCCTCCTGGTTCAAACGGGCGATGTACAGCTGGGCTCTCCCCGTCGGGTACGAGTATGCGGACACCATCTTCCGGAAGCAGAGGCCCTCGGCGCTTCTCCATCTCAAGCACCGGCTAGCGTACTCCCTCGTCTTCCGGGCCCTGAAGGACCGGCTCGGCCTCCTTCGCATCCGGACCGCCTCCACGGGCGGCGCGGCCCTCGGGCCCGACGTCTTTAAGTTCTTCAACGCGATGGGGGTGAACCTCAAGCAGATCTACGGCCAGACCGAGATCTCCGGCATCTCCTGCATCCATCGCGACGGCGACATCAACTTCGACTCGGTGGGAAAGCCGATCCCCGAGACCGAGGTCCGGATCTCGGAGACCGGCGAGATCCTTTCCCGGAGTTCCTCGGTGTTCCTCGGGTACTACAAGAGCCCCGAGGAGACAGAGAAGACGCTGGCCGGGGGATGGCTTCATTCCGGAGACGCGGGATACTTCACCGACGACGGACATCTGATCGTGATCGACCGCGTAAAGGACGTCATGCACCTTACCGACGGGACGAGGTTCTCCCCGCAGTTCATCGAAAACAAGCTCAAGTTCTCCCCCTACATCAAGGAGTGCGTCTGTCTGGGGCACGAGCGGGACTTCATCGCCTCGATGATCTGCATCGACTACCCCAATGTCGGAAAGTGGGCGGAGAGCCGCCGGATCTCCTACACGACCTACACCGACCTGGCGGGGAAGGCCGAAGTCCTGGAACTTATCGCGAAGGAAGTGGACAAGGTGAACGCCACGCTTCCCGAAACCACCCGGATCCGGCGGTTCCTGCTCCTGTACAAGGAGCTGGATGCGGACGACGATGAGCTGACGCGCACGAGGAAGGTCCGGCGCGCCTTCGTGGGGGAGAGATACCGGCACGTGATCGAGGGGATGTACACCGGGGCGGCATCGATCCCGATCGACGCCGTGATCAAGTACCAGGATGGGAAGACCTCGCAGATCAGGACGACGCTCGCCATCCGGGATTTATAGGGAGGAAAGATGACATTCCAGTACTTGCTGCAGCTGGTGATCAGCGGCCTGGTCATCGGCAGCATCTACTCGGCGGTCGCCTTAGGTTTCGTCATCATCTACAAGGCGACCCGGGTCGTGAACTTCGCCCAGGGGGAGCTCCTGATGGTCGGGGCCTACGTCTGCTATGCCTTCCTCGTGCAGATGCACGTCCCGTTCTGGGCCGCGCTTCTGCTCACCATCCTGTTCGGGATGGTCCTGGCCATGTTCGTCGAGCGCCTGATCCTCCGGCCCATGATCGGGGAGCCGATCATCTCCATCATCATGGTCACGATCGGCCTTTCCCTCGTGCTCCGGTCGCTCGTGGCGGCCATCTGGGGGACCGAGATCCTCGTCTACGAGCCGAAGCTGTTCCCCCAGGAGATGGTCGAGATCGCCGGTCTGCCCATTTCCCTCGAGTTCGTTTGGTGCTTCATCCTCTCCCTCGTCCTCCTGGCGGTCTTTTCGGTCTTCTTCAAGTACTCGAAGGCCGGGGTCGCGATGCGCGCGACCGCCTTCAACCAGCAGGTCGCCCAGTCGATGGGGATCTCGGTAAAGCATATCTTCGCCCTGTCCTGGGTGATCTCGGCGGTCGTGTCGGGGATCGGGGGGGTGCTGATCGGCAACATCAACGGGATCAACAGCTCGCTCTACCACTTCGGGCTGAAGGTGTTCCCCGCGACGATCCTAGGCGGGCTGGACTCCATCCTCGGGGCCGCCCTCGGAGGGATGATCATCGGGATCCTGGAGAACCTCTCCGACGGTTTCTGCAAGACGTATCTGAACCTAAGCGGCGTCAAGGAGGTTGCGCCGTACGTTTTCCTGGTCATCATCCTGATGATCAAGCCCTATGGGCTCTTCGGCACGAAGGATATCGAGCGGGTGTAGGAAGAGACAGACCGCCGGCATCAAGGAGAAGCGCA
This genomic interval from Candidatus Deferrimicrobiaceae bacterium contains the following:
- a CDS encoding AMP-binding protein, with protein sequence MKSVLAQHDTFPKLLVRNAERFGDRKIAMREKEFGIWQGFTWREYHEHVKYFSLGLVSLGLSPGDKVAIIGDNRPEWVWAEVAAQAAGAVPLGLYQDSTLKEVVYVIDHSDSTFVVAEDQEQVDKILDMREQLPKVRYVVYSDSRGMRGYKEPYLLDFQEVETYGRELEEKEPDLYAKKVVGGKMDDLALICYTSGTTGFPKGAMLTFRNLLMMAANLMEVDPKFENDEFVSFLPLAWIGEQMMCLSSALLTGFTVNFPEKPETVQENIREIGPNVMFSPPRIWENMTSTVQVKVMDASWFKRAMYSWALPVGYEYADTIFRKQRPSALLHLKHRLAYSLVFRALKDRLGLLRIRTASTGGAALGPDVFKFFNAMGVNLKQIYGQTEISGISCIHRDGDINFDSVGKPIPETEVRISETGEILSRSSSVFLGYYKSPEETEKTLAGGWLHSGDAGYFTDDGHLIVIDRVKDVMHLTDGTRFSPQFIENKLKFSPYIKECVCLGHERDFIASMICIDYPNVGKWAESRRISYTTYTDLAGKAEVLELIAKEVDKVNATLPETTRIRRFLLLYKELDADDDELTRTRKVRRAFVGERYRHVIEGMYTGAASIPIDAVIKYQDGKTSQIRTTLAIRDL
- a CDS encoding branched-chain amino acid ABC transporter permease, whose protein sequence is MTFQYLLQLVISGLVIGSIYSAVALGFVIIYKATRVVNFAQGELLMVGAYVCYAFLVQMHVPFWAALLLTILFGMVLAMFVERLILRPMIGEPIISIIMVTIGLSLVLRSLVAAIWGTEILVYEPKLFPQEMVEIAGLPISLEFVWCFILSLVLLAVFSVFFKYSKAGVAMRATAFNQQVAQSMGISVKHIFALSWVISAVVSGIGGVLIGNINGINSSLYHFGLKVFPATILGGLDSILGAALGGMIIGILENLSDGFCKTYLNLSGVKEVAPYVFLVIILMIKPYGLFGTKDIERV